From the Nitratidesulfovibrio sp. genome, one window contains:
- a CDS encoding UxaA family hydrolase yields the protein MSIQFLVHEDGDSVGVVVVEGVKAGQDLTGWVMAEDRTITFKVLNDIPIGHKLALKALSMGDTVIKYGTDIGKVISPIKQGEHLHVHNVKTKRW from the coding sequence ATGTCGATTCAATTTCTGGTGCACGAAGACGGCGATTCCGTCGGCGTCGTGGTTGTTGAAGGCGTCAAGGCCGGTCAGGACCTGACCGGCTGGGTGATGGCCGAGGACCGGACCATCACCTTCAAGGTGCTCAACGATATTCCCATCGGCCACAAGCTGGCCCTGAAGGCCCTGTCCATGGGTGATACCGTGATCAAGTACGGTACCGACATCGGCAAGGTCATCTCCCCCATCAAGCAGGGCGAGCACCTGCATGTTCACAACGTCAAGACCAAGAGGTGGTAG